In one Hymenobacter sp. DG25B genomic region, the following are encoded:
- the hemA gene encoding glutamyl-tRNA reductase, with product MLHPFKAISLSFKKAPLEIRELISLDEAACRRFLHTLHHDLGLTDLLVLSTCNRTEVYYAADRDQSPAIIEALGQLKGIADITPYYPYFDLLNTYEEAVQHLFEVSMGLDAQVVGDLQISNQVKMAYQWSADEDAAGPFLHRVLHTVFFTNKRVQQETSFRDGAASTSYAALELVEELTADVANPRVLVVGLGEIGADVCRHLGDSKQFTNVTICNRTRSKAQALAEECGVKVLDFENLVEGLKEADVIISSIARDEPFFTRDMIERLDVLSYKFFIDLSVPRSIEADVENVPGVLVYNIDAIHSKASAALEQRLAAVPHVRAIIAESIAGLSDWTKEMMVSPIIQRMKAGLEQLRQEELDRFQKKVSAEEAKRLDDITRSLMQKVLKQRVLQLKAVCRRDDAEQLIEVLTDMFDLEKQPATS from the coding sequence ATGCTCCACCCGTTCAAGGCCATTAGTCTTTCCTTCAAAAAAGCCCCGCTGGAAATTCGGGAGCTGATTTCGCTGGATGAGGCTGCCTGCCGCCGCTTTCTACACACCCTGCACCACGACCTGGGCCTCACCGACCTGCTCGTGCTCAGTACCTGCAACCGTACCGAGGTATACTACGCCGCCGACCGTGACCAGAGCCCCGCTATTATTGAGGCGCTGGGCCAGCTGAAAGGCATTGCCGATATCACCCCCTACTACCCTTACTTCGACCTGCTCAATACCTATGAGGAGGCCGTACAGCACCTCTTTGAGGTGTCCATGGGCCTCGATGCCCAGGTAGTAGGCGACCTGCAGATCAGCAACCAGGTGAAGATGGCCTACCAGTGGTCGGCTGATGAAGACGCTGCCGGCCCGTTCCTGCACCGCGTGCTGCACACCGTATTCTTCACCAACAAGCGCGTGCAGCAGGAAACCTCCTTCCGCGACGGCGCCGCCTCTACTTCCTACGCCGCCCTGGAGCTGGTGGAAGAGCTGACCGCCGACGTGGCTAACCCCCGCGTGCTGGTAGTAGGCCTGGGTGAGATTGGCGCTGATGTTTGCCGCCACCTCGGCGACAGCAAGCAGTTCACTAACGTGACCATCTGCAACCGCACCCGCAGCAAAGCCCAAGCCTTGGCCGAGGAGTGCGGTGTGAAAGTGCTGGACTTCGAAAACCTGGTAGAAGGCCTCAAGGAAGCCGACGTTATTATCTCCTCCATTGCCCGCGACGAGCCTTTCTTCACCCGCGACATGATAGAGCGCCTGGACGTGCTCAGCTACAAGTTTTTCATCGACCTGTCCGTGCCCCGCAGTATTGAGGCCGATGTGGAAAACGTACCTGGCGTGTTGGTGTATAACATTGATGCCATTCACAGCAAAGCCAGCGCCGCCCTGGAGCAGCGCCTGGCTGCGGTGCCGCACGTGCGCGCCATCATTGCCGAAAGCATTGCCGGCCTCTCCGACTGGACCAAGGAAATGATGGTATCCCCCATTATTCAGCGCATGAAAGCCGGCCTGGAGCAGCTGCGCCAGGAAGAGCTGGACCGCTTCCAGAAGAAAGTATCCGCCGAAGAAGCCAAGCGCCTCGACGACATTACCCGCTCTCTGATGCAGAAAGTACTGAAGCAGCGCGTACTACAGCTAAAAGCCGTATGCCGCCGCGACGACGCCGAGCAACTCATTGAGGTGCTCACCGATATGTTTGATCTGGAAAAGCAGCCCGCTACCTCGTAA
- a CDS encoding ATP-binding protein, producing MLPVLPIYDQKSRIKLIIVAVALLVAGATVVYTNILVQRLSEREQQQIDLYAKAQRFIINSEVDSNTNFVFEEIINANKTIPIIFTDGNGYPLDAKNLEVPKRLNEVQRMALLQREIQIMKSQHPPIVVELGAGLRNYIYYKDSVLLAQLRTYPLVQLAVIGCLAVIAYFTFSYSRRAEQNRVWVGLAKETAHQLGTPLSSLMAWHTYLKESEKFKNEPIVDELGKDVRRLEIITERFSNIGSVPILKDENILRVTQNAIAYLQSRVSKKVTFEIKTDLPTDTPAQVNVPLFDWVIENICKNAIDAMDGRGSITIHLRRPARNKSQIAIDITDTGKGIPKSKLDRVFLPGFTTKKRGWGLGLALAKRIIENYHKGRLFVKWSEVGRGTTFRVILNGE from the coding sequence GTGCTGCCTGTTCTCCCCATCTACGACCAGAAATCCCGCATCAAGCTCATCATTGTAGCCGTGGCGCTGCTGGTGGCCGGGGCCACGGTGGTGTATACCAACATTCTGGTGCAGCGCCTCTCCGAGCGGGAGCAGCAGCAGATAGATCTGTACGCCAAGGCCCAGCGGTTTATCATCAACTCGGAGGTGGACTCCAACACCAACTTCGTGTTCGAGGAAATCATCAACGCCAACAAAACCATTCCCATTATCTTCACCGATGGCAACGGCTACCCCCTGGATGCCAAAAACCTGGAGGTGCCCAAGCGGTTGAACGAGGTGCAGCGCATGGCCCTGTTGCAGCGGGAAATTCAGATTATGAAAAGCCAGCACCCGCCCATTGTGGTGGAGCTGGGCGCGGGCCTGCGCAACTACATCTATTATAAGGACTCCGTACTGCTGGCCCAGCTGCGCACCTACCCGCTGGTGCAGCTGGCCGTAATTGGCTGCCTGGCCGTTATTGCCTACTTCACCTTCAGCTACTCGCGCCGCGCCGAGCAAAACCGCGTGTGGGTGGGCCTGGCCAAGGAAACCGCGCACCAGCTGGGCACGCCCCTGAGCAGCCTGATGGCCTGGCACACCTACCTGAAGGAAAGCGAGAAGTTCAAGAACGAACCCATTGTAGACGAGCTGGGCAAGGATGTGCGCCGCCTGGAAATTATTACGGAGCGCTTCAGCAACATCGGCTCGGTGCCCATTCTCAAGGATGAAAACATTCTGCGCGTGACGCAAAATGCCATTGCCTACCTACAAAGCCGGGTTTCCAAGAAAGTAACCTTTGAAATTAAGACCGATTTGCCCACCGACACGCCCGCCCAGGTAAATGTGCCGCTGTTTGACTGGGTAATCGAAAACATCTGCAAAAACGCCATTGATGCCATGGACGGGCGCGGCAGCATTACCATTCACCTGCGCCGCCCGGCCCGCAACAAGTCCCAGATTGCCATTGATATTACGGATACCGGCAAAGGCATTCCCAAGAGCAAGCTCGACCGGGTTTTCCTGCCGGGCTTCACCACCAAAAAGCGCGGTTGGGGCCTGGGCCTGGCCCTGGCCAAGCGTATTATTGAGAACTACCACAAAGGCCGCCTCTTCGTGAAATGGAGCGAGGTAGGCCGGGGAACCACGTTCCGGGTGATTTTGAACGGGGAGTAA
- a CDS encoding lipocalin family protein: protein MKNLLLATLLLFTFTTGCALKPTNKHDVFEERAQLPQEEAVHPRNSLEWWYFTGHLKDKVTGEVFGVEYVFFHFNISGKKDWQMVNFAITDPATQQFRYDYKLENLSDLLPSTLPLALSMEKQKQRWTLSGQEGIYRLQARMAAHEGMAIDLSTTPTKPILLHGGTGYENYGGVAKAGYYSYPRLATTGTLEVNGKLHEVEGELWYDRQWNCNSVTNPNIGWDWFSLHLNEPREEIMAYHLYEKQTGRAIDGGSHFGPQGQNTHLAAEDFQLETTAWWTSPRSGNRYPARWRLQIPSQGYDLTIEPLVPDQELVLRLFTAVKLPYWEGMCRVTGTHRGQPVTGNSYVEITNRKEVKNKKAAPTNTTAETAPAAGSTGK, encoded by the coding sequence ATGAAGAATTTGCTGCTCGCTACCCTCCTCCTTTTCACCTTTACTACTGGCTGTGCCCTCAAGCCTACCAACAAGCATGATGTGTTTGAGGAGCGTGCCCAGCTACCTCAGGAAGAAGCCGTGCACCCGCGCAACTCTCTGGAGTGGTGGTACTTTACGGGTCACCTAAAGGATAAAGTAACGGGCGAAGTTTTTGGCGTGGAGTACGTGTTCTTCCACTTCAATATCAGCGGCAAGAAAGACTGGCAGATGGTGAACTTCGCCATTACCGACCCCGCCACCCAGCAGTTTCGCTACGATTATAAGCTGGAAAACCTCTCCGATTTGTTGCCCTCTACCCTGCCGCTGGCGCTTTCCATGGAAAAGCAGAAGCAGCGCTGGACGCTCAGCGGCCAGGAAGGCATTTACCGCCTGCAGGCCCGCATGGCCGCCCACGAGGGCATGGCTATTGATCTGAGCACCACGCCTACCAAACCCATTCTGCTGCACGGTGGCACCGGCTACGAGAACTATGGCGGCGTGGCCAAAGCCGGCTACTACAGCTATCCGCGCCTGGCCACCACGGGCACGCTGGAGGTGAACGGCAAGCTGCATGAGGTAGAAGGCGAGCTGTGGTACGACCGGCAGTGGAACTGTAACTCTGTGACCAACCCCAACATTGGCTGGGACTGGTTTAGCCTGCACCTGAACGAGCCGCGGGAGGAAATCATGGCATACCATCTCTACGAAAAGCAGACCGGCCGCGCCATTGATGGCGGCTCCCACTTCGGCCCGCAGGGCCAGAACACGCACCTGGCCGCCGAGGATTTTCAGCTAGAAACCACCGCCTGGTGGACCAGCCCGCGCTCCGGCAACCGCTACCCCGCCCGCTGGCGCCTCCAAATCCCCAGCCAGGGCTATGACCTCACCATTGAGCCCTTGGTACCCGATCAGGAACTGGTCCTGCGCCTGTTTACGGCCGTAAAGCTGCCCTATTGGGAAGGCATGTGCCGCGTAACGGGCACCCACCGCGGCCAGCCGGTTACGGGCAACAGCTACGTGGAAATCACCAATCGGAAAGAAGTCAAAAACAAGAAAGCCGCCCCCACTAATACCACGGCCGAAACAGCCCCGGCGGCAGGTTCTACGGGTAAGTAA
- a CDS encoding carboxypeptidase-like regulatory domain-containing protein: MQCADFWHPASETCSSPPMPRRSLTLSIPQPCSENWAAMTPAGQGRHCAACDKVVVDFTRMTDAEVVAWLQRQPSGCGRFRTEQLLPIARRPRTGWPIWPALLAGISSQLMNPTSAVGQSTVQVAPTQQLALPARAKRGAKPPTTPLVVHGTVVDSLQSPLSGVTVLLDGTYVGASTDSLGRFELVIPPNLHHNGLLLFSQIGYYQQKLAATLFLQADAIVVMQLDRVTMNDRTVVGGYHTPRPPWYTPHGLWWNIRGLWWGIRRSFQE, translated from the coding sequence ATGCAATGTGCTGACTTTTGGCATCCTGCAAGCGAAACCTGTTCTTCGCCGCCCATGCCTCGCCGTTCCCTCACGCTCTCCATCCCGCAGCCCTGCTCTGAAAACTGGGCCGCTATGACGCCCGCTGGTCAGGGCCGGCACTGCGCCGCCTGTGATAAAGTGGTGGTGGATTTTACCCGGATGACGGATGCGGAAGTGGTAGCGTGGCTGCAACGGCAACCCAGCGGATGTGGTCGGTTTCGGACGGAACAACTACTGCCCATCGCTCGGCGGCCCCGCACAGGTTGGCCCATTTGGCCGGCGCTACTGGCTGGAATTAGCAGCCAGTTGATGAATCCCACATCAGCGGTGGGCCAGTCCACGGTACAAGTCGCGCCAACGCAACAGCTGGCCCTGCCAGCTCGGGCGAAGCGCGGAGCAAAGCCGCCCACCACTCCGCTCGTGGTGCACGGAACGGTGGTTGATTCTCTGCAGAGTCCATTATCCGGTGTAACTGTACTACTGGATGGCACTTACGTTGGAGCTTCCACTGATAGTTTGGGCCGCTTTGAGTTGGTAATACCACCCAATCTTCATCATAATGGATTGTTACTTTTTTCCCAGATAGGCTACTACCAACAGAAGTTAGCGGCCACGTTGTTTTTGCAGGCTGATGCTATTGTGGTCATGCAGCTAGATCGGGTTACCATGAATGACCGTACGGTAGTCGGCGGCTACCATACACCTCGCCCCCCTTGGTACACGCCGCACGGCTTATGGTGGAATATAAGAGGTCTATGGTGGGGTATTCGCAGGTCTTTTCAGGAATAG